Below is a genomic region from Gemmobacter sp. 24YEA27.
GAATCTGGTGCTCGACATCCAGGGCGAGGCCAATGGCCGCGTGGTCATTGACCTGCTTGACGATAAGGCGCCGAAGCATGTGGCGCAGATCGTCCAGCTCGCGACAGAGGGCGCCTATGATGGTGTGGTCTTTCACCGCGTGATCGACGGTTTCATGGCCCAGACCGGCGACGTGCAGTTCGGCAAACCGGCTACGCTGGCCGAAGAGCTTGCCAAACTGCCGAAAGGTGCGGCTGAAGGCACCTATAAGCTCCATGGGATGGAGATCCCGGCGGAATTCGTCAGCGCTGGCATGGGTGGCTCGCATCTGCCTGATATTCCGGCAGAGTTTTCGGATGTCTCGTTCCAGCGCGGCATCGTCGGCATGGCGCGCAGCCAGGATCCGAATTCGGCCAACAGCCAGTTCTTCATCATGTTTGCGCCGGGCGATTTCCTTGACGGACAATATACTGTTGTCGGTCGGGTGATTTCGGGCATGGATGTGGTCGACAAGATCAGGCGCGGCCCGGCCGAGCAAAATGGCGCGGTTGCCGAGAACCCCGATGTGATCGTCAAGGCGAGCATCGAGGCCGCGGCAGCAGTTCCGGCAACCGGCGAGCATCGAGGCCGCGGCAGCAGTTCCGGCAACCGGCACCGAGCCGGCAGAAGCCGCTCCGGTTGAAGCGCCCGCAGAAGCTCCGGCTGAAGCACCCGCAGAGGCCCCTGTGGACGCTCCGGCGCAATAAGTCAGGGCTGACAATCAGAAAGGGCGGCGCGCATGGACCATGCGCGCCGCCCTTTTCCATATGGCGCTGTTTACCTCGGCCACAGCGCGGGATATGCGCGGGCCAAGACTGGCGGCAATCACGCGCGGAGGCCCGCAATGGCGCATTTCCTTTCCACCCGGGATCCGGGCTTCGAGGCGGATTTTACCGCTTTCCTTGGCATGAAGCGCGAGGACAGTCCCGAAGTGGATGATGTCGTCGCTGCGATCAT
It encodes:
- a CDS encoding peptidylprolyl isomerase; amino-acid sequence: MLRKVLVATLLLGAPAFAQDVPDLPGPNLVLDIQGEANGRVVIDLLDDKAPKHVAQIVQLATEGAYDGVVFHRVIDGFMAQTGDVQFGKPATLAEELAKLPKGAAEGTYKLHGMEIPAEFVSAGMGGSHLPDIPAEFSDVSFQRGIVGMARSQDPNSANSQFFIMFAPGDFLDGQYTVVGRVISGMDVVDKIRRGPAEQNGAVAENPDVIVKASIEAAAAVPATGEHRGRGSSSGNRHRAGRSRSG